A section of the Zavarzinella sp. genome encodes:
- the larE gene encoding ATP-dependent sacrificial sulfur transferase LarE, translating to MLTVDESPHLLSKNLLAVLATFPDGAVVAFSGGVDSAVVAAGAFQVWQHRAVAVTADSASVPRNDIQIAKDIAQQIGIRHIIVGTNEFENENYLINDGSRCFHCKTELYSQIQEIAPQLGISTICSGANQDDLGDYRPGLLAAQNFAVRHPLQEAGLGKQAVRAIAKLWQLPIWDRPASPCLSSRIVPGLAVTPARTQMIELAEQWLREKEIPDCRVRLHHDELARVEIPVEFLPIVLEADFREKFLIFCQNLGFRFVTFDLAGLRSGSMNELISLDVKNRYQLH from the coding sequence TTGTTGACAGTCGATGAATCCCCGCACTTACTTTCAAAAAACTTGCTTGCGGTGCTTGCAACATTCCCTGATGGTGCGGTTGTTGCCTTCAGCGGTGGGGTAGATTCTGCTGTCGTTGCGGCGGGTGCCTTTCAAGTCTGGCAGCACCGTGCGGTTGCGGTAACGGCAGACAGTGCCAGTGTGCCACGCAACGATATTCAGATCGCGAAGGATATTGCCCAGCAAATCGGCATCCGCCATATAATTGTGGGCACAAATGAATTCGAAAATGAGAATTATCTCATCAATGATGGTTCTCGGTGCTTCCACTGTAAAACAGAGCTTTATTCCCAAATTCAGGAAATTGCGCCCCAGTTGGGGATCTCAACCATTTGTAGTGGGGCGAATCAGGATGATCTGGGAGACTATCGACCTGGTTTGCTTGCGGCACAGAATTTCGCAGTACGGCACCCTCTACAGGAAGCGGGGCTTGGTAAGCAAGCTGTTCGAGCAATTGCAAAATTGTGGCAGTTGCCCATCTGGGATCGGCCCGCATCGCCATGCCTCTCGAGCAGAATTGTACCTGGGTTAGCCGTGACCCCTGCCCGCACACAAATGATCGAACTCGCCGAACAGTGGCTGCGTGAAAAAGAAATACCTGATTGTCGAGTCCGACTGCACCATGATGAACTGGCACGCGTGGAAATCCCCGTGGAATTCCTCCCCATTGTGCTCGAGGCGGATTTTCGTGAAAAATTCCTCATTTTCTGCCAGAATTTGGGATTTCGTTTCGTGACCTTTGACCTTGCTGGGCTGCGAAGTGGTAGTATGAATGAGTTGATCTCGCTGGATG
- the rpoB gene encoding DNA-directed RNA polymerase subunit beta: MAIPANRTIIPTKVRKFNRVGDAVSVPPLTEIQTSAYDRFLQLDIPSNKRTHTGLEGVLQEVFPIESYDKKIQLEYVKYELGKPRFEPDECRQLRVTYGRPFKVQLRLRKSDGTTLEEEVFLGDMPIMIGGGEFIINGAERVVVSQLHRSPGVDFVQTIDGDLTLHTCRIIPERGSWIEINVTKKQTLGVKIDQSGKFSAITLLRAMDPEYSSSAAILRQFYTPEKIKVTAGPSRVKLVGDPETEQPPMVADDDVIDPETGEVYINAGEVFTNEIVDRIVASTIKELTALAPPKDSLILESIKEDGTESHEAALLKIFGKLRPGNPAQLEKAKELFREKFLDSNRYRLGRVGRFRVNRKFDQNVPETEMTLRAVDFVNAIRYILKLREQDKTKEDEAHFNVDDIDHLGNRRLRTIDELACDELRKGFLKLRRTVQERMASRGEEEQSPRSLINPKSVSAAIEYFFGRSELSQVVDQTNPLSQLTHERRLSALGPGGLNRKRAGFEVRDVHLSHYGRICPIETPEGTNIGLISSLSIYSRIDEYGFLITPYRTVNQRKLSEEVRWVRADEESELNIASADDTKFDGDEIDAQRVNGRHGGDLCQLNAEDVEYIDVSPKQMVGVSAGLIPFLEHDDANRALMGSNMQRQAVPLLVPEPPLVATGMETEVAQNSGMIVKAKRAGTVTYVDSCRIKIDEDEYVMRKFVGLNERTCQNQKPLVRVGDKVKANQIIADGAAIKNGELALGRNILVAFMSWEGYNFEDAIIISERLVKNDTYTSIHIEEFDIEIRETKLGKEVFTRDIPNVSSKALAHLDEHGIVQVGTFVKPGDILVGKVSPKSRSELTPEEKLLHAIFGRSGEDVKNDSLEVPSGIEGIVIDTQRFSRTTSMTEAERKAHDKQKTEIENRYGKMIAEQFQAFINELAELLGRKKAELKDPTTGKAFGDDKEKDVVIASQAIAFKLDMIDIRSPEKEKKAKEIWKRYSDRITVAVDEQERRMNSLNRGNELQPGVQQMVKVYVATKRQISVGDKMAGRHGNKGVISKILPEEDMPFLSDGSRVEILLNPLGVPSRMNVGQILETHLGYAAAKLDFKAITPVFDGATEEEIQQALSEAGLNVSGKSRLFDGRTGEPLDQDVTVGYLYMLKLHHLVDDKVHARATGPYSLITQQPLGGKARFGGQRFGEMEVWALEAYGAAYILQELLTVKSDDVEGRTKIYESMVKGENTLEAGTPASFDVLTHEIRGLGLNMQLEKKRAF, translated from the coding sequence ATGGCCATCCCAGCTAACAGAACGATTATTCCAACCAAAGTTCGGAAATTCAACCGCGTGGGTGACGCTGTCAGTGTCCCACCGCTTACGGAAATCCAGACCAGTGCTTATGATCGCTTTTTGCAACTCGACATACCGTCGAACAAACGCACCCATACCGGCTTGGAAGGCGTTTTGCAAGAAGTTTTTCCCATCGAAAGCTACGACAAGAAAATCCAGTTGGAATACGTCAAGTATGAACTGGGCAAGCCACGCTTCGAGCCGGATGAGTGCCGCCAATTGCGCGTAACGTATGGCCGCCCATTCAAAGTACAGTTGCGTTTGCGTAAATCCGATGGCACCACCCTGGAAGAAGAAGTGTTTCTGGGCGACATGCCCATCATGATTGGCGGGGGCGAATTTATAATCAACGGTGCCGAGCGTGTCGTTGTTTCCCAGCTTCACCGCTCCCCAGGCGTGGACTTCGTGCAGACCATCGACGGTGACCTGACCCTGCACACCTGCCGGATTATTCCTGAGCGAGGATCCTGGATTGAAATCAATGTCACCAAGAAGCAAACTCTTGGTGTCAAAATCGACCAATCGGGTAAATTCAGTGCCATTACCTTGCTTCGCGCGATGGATCCGGAATATTCATCCAGCGCAGCAATCCTTCGGCAGTTTTATACACCGGAAAAGATTAAAGTGACCGCTGGTCCTTCGCGGGTGAAGTTGGTGGGTGATCCGGAAACGGAACAGCCACCGATGGTGGCTGATGATGATGTGATCGATCCGGAAACCGGTGAAGTTTACATCAACGCTGGCGAAGTTTTCACCAATGAAATCGTTGACCGAATTGTCGCTTCCACCATTAAAGAACTGACGGCACTCGCCCCACCGAAAGATTCGCTGATCCTGGAATCGATCAAGGAAGATGGTACCGAATCCCACGAAGCGGCTTTGCTGAAAATCTTTGGCAAACTGCGACCTGGGAATCCCGCCCAGCTCGAAAAAGCCAAAGAGCTGTTTCGAGAAAAGTTTCTCGATTCCAACCGTTACCGACTGGGTCGCGTGGGGCGTTTTCGCGTTAATCGGAAGTTCGATCAGAATGTTCCTGAAACCGAAATGACACTGCGTGCAGTCGACTTTGTGAACGCAATTCGCTATATCCTGAAGTTGCGTGAGCAGGACAAAACCAAAGAAGATGAAGCCCACTTCAACGTGGACGACATCGACCACCTGGGGAATCGTCGCCTGCGTACCATCGATGAACTCGCATGCGATGAACTGCGCAAAGGTTTCCTGAAGCTTCGTCGTACTGTTCAGGAACGGATGGCTTCCCGTGGGGAAGAAGAGCAGTCTCCCCGCTCGTTGATTAATCCGAAGAGTGTTTCTGCAGCCATTGAATACTTTTTTGGGCGAAGTGAATTATCGCAGGTAGTCGACCAGACCAACCCACTCTCTCAGTTGACCCACGAACGGCGACTTTCTGCCCTTGGACCTGGGGGTTTGAACCGGAAGCGTGCAGGTTTCGAAGTTCGAGACGTGCACCTGAGTCACTATGGACGTATTTGTCCGATTGAAACTCCTGAAGGAACGAACATCGGTTTGATTTCCAGCCTCTCGATTTATTCCCGGATCGATGAGTACGGTTTTTTGATCACACCTTACCGCACCGTAAATCAACGGAAGCTTTCCGAAGAAGTGCGTTGGGTGCGTGCCGATGAAGAATCCGAATTGAATATTGCATCTGCCGATGATACCAAGTTCGATGGGGATGAAATTGATGCCCAGCGAGTGAACGGTCGTCACGGTGGTGATCTCTGCCAGTTGAATGCCGAAGATGTTGAATACATTGACGTCTCACCTAAACAGATGGTGGGTGTTTCTGCCGGTCTGATTCCGTTCCTGGAACACGATGATGCCAACCGGGCATTAATGGGTTCCAACATGCAGCGTCAGGCGGTGCCACTGCTGGTGCCCGAACCACCGTTAGTGGCCACCGGCATGGAAACGGAAGTGGCTCAGAACTCCGGCATGATTGTGAAAGCAAAGCGTGCTGGAACAGTCACTTACGTCGATTCATGTCGTATTAAAATTGACGAAGACGAATACGTCATGCGGAAATTCGTCGGTTTGAACGAACGCACCTGTCAGAACCAGAAACCCCTGGTTCGTGTGGGTGATAAAGTGAAAGCCAACCAGATTATTGCCGATGGTGCCGCCATCAAAAATGGTGAACTCGCACTGGGACGGAACATTCTGGTCGCCTTCATGTCGTGGGAAGGCTACAACTTCGAAGATGCAATCATCATTTCCGAACGGTTGGTGAAGAACGATACCTACACTTCGATTCACATTGAAGAATTCGATATCGAAATTCGCGAAACAAAACTTGGGAAAGAAGTGTTTACCCGCGATATTCCAAACGTTTCTTCGAAGGCACTGGCCCATCTCGATGAGCATGGCATTGTGCAGGTGGGAACGTTTGTCAAGCCAGGTGACATTCTGGTAGGCAAAGTTTCGCCGAAATCTCGTTCAGAACTGACACCCGAAGAAAAATTGCTGCATGCAATTTTCGGCCGTTCAGGCGAAGATGTAAAGAATGATTCGCTGGAAGTGCCATCGGGCATCGAAGGGATTGTGATTGATACCCAGCGATTCAGCCGCACTACATCGATGACGGAAGCTGAGCGAAAAGCGCACGATAAACAGAAAACAGAAATTGAAAACCGTTACGGCAAAATGATTGCGGAACAGTTTCAGGCGTTTATCAATGAACTGGCCGAACTGCTGGGTCGAAAGAAAGCCGAACTGAAAGACCCCACCACTGGTAAAGCATTTGGAGACGACAAAGAGAAAGACGTTGTCATTGCCAGCCAGGCAATCGCGTTCAAACTGGACATGATTGATATTCGTTCTCCGGAAAAAGAGAAGAAAGCTAAAGAAATCTGGAAGCGTTACAGCGACCGGATTACTGTTGCAGTAGATGAGCAGGAACGGCGGATGAATTCGCTGAACCGTGGCAATGAATTGCAGCCCGGCGTGCAGCAAATGGTCAAAGTGTACGTGGCCACCAAACGACAGATCTCTGTAGGTGACAAAATGGCTGGCCGCCACGGGAACAAGGGGGTTATTTCCAAGATCCTGCCTGAAGAAGACATGCCATTTCTGTCTGATGGCTCTCGCGTTGAGATTCTGCTGAACCCACTGGGCGTACCAAGCCGGATGAACGTGGGCCAGATTCTTGAAACCCACCTGGGCTATGCTGCAGCCAAACTGGACTTCAAGGCAATCACCCCCGTATTCGATGGTGCTACCGAAGAAGAAATCCAGCAGGCACTCAGCGAAGCAGGACTGAACGTTTCCGGCAAGTCGCGTCTCTTTGATGGACGGACGGGTGAACCACTTGACCAGGATGTCACCGTGGGCTACCTGTACATGCTGAAACTGCACCACCTGGTGGATGATAAGGTACATGCAAGAGCGACAGGCCCTTACTCGCTGATTACCCAGCAGCCTCTGGGTGGAAAAGCGAGGTTCGGTGGGCAGCGATTCGGTGAAATGGAAGTGTGGGCGCTTGAAGCATATGGTGCCGCCTACATTCTGCAGGAACTTCTGACTGTGAAATCGGACGATGTCGAAGGCCGTACCAAGATCTACGAATCGATGGTGAAAGGGGAAAATACTCTCGAAGCAGGAACGCCAGCCAGCTTCGATGTGCTTACCCACGAAATCCGTGGCTTGGGATTGAACATGCAACTGGAAAAGAAACGGGCGTTTTAA